The Pseudosulfitobacter pseudonitzschiae genome includes a region encoding these proteins:
- a CDS encoding D-alanyl-D-alanine carboxypeptidase family protein: MKVRRAQPARFGLFLFVAFWMLVVLPLSALAAPYAAYVIDARTGEVLHEHNSNARLHPASLTKMMTLYIAFEAVSKGEISMDTVVTVSKKAASEVPSKLGLRPGQKIKLRYLVRAAAVKSANDAATAIGEAISGSEAAFARRMTRTAKAMGMTRTTFKNANGLTEEGHLSTARDMTILGRHVLYDYPQYYNLFSRSSADAGGKTVYHTNRRFLASYKGADGIKTGYTRAAGFNLTASAQRGNERVIATVFGGKSTASRNAKVAELMDLGFRRSPSNAPVRKPAGPSYTDEPVVISGNGQRLQGAGKTIRVTGAVTRSLRPTLRPGETSQPVLVAQAPPPAVSPTDISAALVEAQAAALADATPTIASIAAPKTASIRPAARPEDMVLASVNTSAATAPEAVPGPEIVTRLSTSGGRHWGVNVGRFPSRYQAEKVLLKTALTEISTLDGALRKVVRRPQGFDAHFVGMTRDTADLACRRLQARNMTCFMVGPSS, translated from the coding sequence GTGAAGGTTCGGCGCGCTCAGCCGGCTCGTTTCGGGCTATTTCTTTTCGTGGCATTCTGGATGCTGGTGGTTCTGCCGCTAAGCGCCTTAGCTGCCCCCTATGCAGCCTATGTGATCGACGCCCGAACAGGCGAGGTTTTGCACGAACACAATTCAAACGCGCGCCTTCATCCTGCATCGCTAACAAAGATGATGACACTTTACATCGCCTTCGAGGCCGTCAGCAAAGGCGAGATTTCGATGGACACGGTGGTGACCGTATCGAAAAAAGCAGCGTCAGAAGTGCCGTCGAAGCTGGGTTTACGCCCCGGTCAAAAGATCAAACTGCGCTATCTGGTCCGCGCCGCTGCGGTGAAGTCCGCCAACGACGCGGCCACCGCCATCGGCGAAGCCATAAGCGGATCGGAGGCGGCTTTTGCCCGTCGGATGACCCGTACCGCCAAGGCGATGGGTATGACCCGAACCACATTCAAGAACGCCAACGGTCTGACCGAAGAAGGCCACCTGAGCACGGCCCGTGACATGACAATTCTGGGTCGCCATGTGCTGTACGACTATCCGCAGTACTACAATCTGTTTTCGCGCAGTTCGGCGGATGCAGGTGGCAAGACGGTGTATCATACCAACCGCCGGTTTCTGGCGTCCTACAAGGGTGCCGACGGTATCAAAACCGGCTATACACGCGCCGCAGGGTTCAACCTGACCGCATCGGCACAGCGCGGAAACGAGCGTGTTATTGCAACGGTGTTTGGCGGTAAATCCACCGCATCACGCAACGCCAAGGTCGCTGAATTGATGGACCTCGGCTTTCGCCGCTCCCCCAGCAACGCGCCTGTCCGCAAGCCTGCGGGTCCATCTTATACGGACGAACCTGTTGTGATTTCCGGCAACGGCCAAAGGCTTCAGGGTGCCGGAAAGACCATTCGCGTTACGGGCGCCGTCACGCGCAGCCTGCGCCCCACATTGCGTCCGGGCGAAACATCGCAACCGGTTCTTGTGGCCCAAGCTCCGCCGCCTGCTGTGTCACCCACAGACATTTCCGCTGCGCTGGTCGAAGCACAAGCCGCAGCACTGGCTGATGCGACACCGACGATAGCATCCATTGCCGCACCCAAAACTGCATCAATACGCCCTGCCGCGCGCCCTGAGGATATGGTTCTGGCCAGCGTCAACACCAGCGCTGCCACGGCACCCGAAGCTGTGCCTGGACCTGAAATCGTCACCCGTTTGTCTACCTCGGGTGGTCGGCATTGGGGCGTGAACGTCGGCCGCTTCCCCAGCCGCTATCAGGCTGAAAAAGTCCTGTTGAAAACAGCCCTGACCGAGATTTCGACACTGGATGGCGCATTGCGCAAGGTCGTGCGCCGCCCGCAAGGCTTTGATGCGCATTTTGTAGGCATGACCCGCGACACCGCCGATCTGGCCTGTCGCAGGTTGCAGGCGCGCAACATGACATGCTTTATGGTTGGCCCGTCGTCCTGA
- a CDS encoding LysR family transcriptional regulator — MDWRYMPPLAALRSFSAFAEKGTLVGAGGTLGVSHAAVSQQIRSLEGHLGVPLVDRTGRNLELTEAGVVLAQACSEGFGNIARTVEDITGVSDARAVHVSTTPTFAASWLMPRLPAFQVENPLIKLLIDPTPKLAELSPGGIDLAIRYGVGPWGRYDCQMLLESPIVVVAAPSLVAGRPVDSPADLACLPWLEELGTTESTTWLHRHGVEQGAVGAYMQMPGNLVLDAARGGQGIAVTVRAFVAADIKEGRLVELFQEPQAGAGYHLVTRAGVMRPGLRTFVRWLARQVSV; from the coding sequence ATGGATTGGCGCTACATGCCACCATTGGCGGCGCTACGGTCCTTTTCGGCCTTTGCTGAAAAGGGCACGCTGGTGGGTGCGGGCGGTACGCTGGGCGTCAGCCACGCGGCAGTCAGTCAGCAAATTCGCAGCCTTGAGGGTCACCTTGGCGTGCCGCTGGTTGATCGGACAGGGCGCAATCTGGAACTGACCGAGGCAGGGGTCGTACTGGCGCAAGCCTGCAGCGAGGGGTTTGGCAACATTGCCCGCACGGTCGAGGACATCACCGGTGTCAGCGACGCGCGCGCGGTCCATGTTTCGACCACGCCCACGTTCGCGGCCTCGTGGCTGATGCCGCGGTTGCCTGCCTTTCAGGTCGAAAACCCGTTGATTAAACTGCTGATCGACCCGACGCCCAAGCTGGCCGAGCTTTCCCCGGGCGGGATTGATCTGGCGATCCGCTACGGTGTCGGGCCGTGGGGGCGGTACGATTGTCAGATGCTTCTGGAATCACCGATTGTGGTAGTTGCGGCGCCTTCGCTGGTTGCCGGGCGACCGGTCGACAGCCCCGCCGATCTGGCCTGCTTGCCGTGGCTGGAGGAGTTGGGCACCACAGAAAGCACCACATGGCTGCACCGTCATGGTGTCGAACAGGGGGCTGTGGGGGCCTATATGCAGATGCCGGGCAATCTGGTGTTGGACGCCGCGCGGGGCGGGCAGGGAATCGCAGTAACCGTGCGCGCCTTTGTGGCGGCGGACATCAAAGAGGGGCGTCTGGTGGAGTTGTTTCAAGAGCCGCAGGCAGGTGCCGGCTATCATCTGGTCACCAGGGCGGGCGTGATGCGGCCCGGGTTGCGCACGTTTGTGCGCTGGCTGGCGCGTCAGGTTTCGGTCTGA
- a CDS encoding ABC transporter ATP-binding protein, translating to MTDPILKVENLKVSFRQDGALTDAVRGVSFTVARGETVALVGESGSGKSVSALSTVSLLGDSAEVSGSVTYDGQEMIGANDALLRKVRGNDISFIFQEPMTSLNPLHTIEKQLTESLALHQGLAGKAARSRILELMDKVGIRDAESRLGAYPHQLSGGQRQRVMIAMALANQPDVLIADEPTTALDVTIQAQILNLLADLKKTENMGMLFITHDLGIVRRIADRVFVMRHGEVVESGPTAEIFANPQHEYTKVLLSAEPSGAPDAVAVDAPVVAETEHLKVWFPITTGLMRRVTGHVKAVNDASLTVRAGETMGIVGESGSGKTTLALAVMRLIASEGRIVYMGQDVRKWSTRELRRLRSEMQIVFQDPFGSLSPRMTCAQIIAEGLTVHKVDAHRDRRELVSEVMVEVGLDPATMDRYPHEFSGGQRQRIAIARAMVLRPNLVVLDEPTSALDMTVQVQIVELLRNLQKKYGLAYLFISHDLKVVRAMSHQVMVMKQGDVVEHGSAAEMFDNPQTEYTQTLLQATH from the coding sequence ATGACTGATCCCATCCTCAAGGTGGAAAACCTCAAGGTTTCGTTCCGGCAGGACGGCGCGCTGACCGATGCGGTCAGGGGCGTGTCCTTTACCGTCGCACGCGGCGAAACCGTGGCACTGGTGGGCGAAAGCGGCTCGGGAAAGTCGGTGTCGGCGCTGTCCACCGTGTCGCTGCTGGGTGACAGCGCCGAGGTATCGGGTTCGGTCACCTATGACGGGCAAGAGATGATCGGTGCCAATGACGCACTGCTGCGCAAGGTCCGCGGCAACGACATCTCGTTCATCTTTCAAGAGCCGATGACGTCGCTCAACCCGCTGCACACCATCGAAAAACAGCTGACCGAAAGCCTTGCTCTGCATCAGGGGCTAGCGGGCAAGGCTGCGCGCAGTCGTATTCTTGAACTGATGGACAAGGTTGGCATCCGCGACGCTGAAAGCCGTCTGGGCGCCTATCCGCACCAGTTGTCCGGCGGGCAAAGGCAGCGTGTGATGATCGCGATGGCACTGGCCAACCAACCGGACGTGTTGATCGCGGATGAACCCACCACGGCGCTGGACGTGACCATTCAGGCGCAAATCCTCAACCTGCTGGCTGATCTGAAAAAGACCGAGAATATGGGGATGCTGTTCATCACCCACGATCTGGGCATTGTCCGCCGCATTGCCGATCGCGTATTCGTCATGCGCCACGGCGAAGTGGTCGAAAGCGGCCCGACGGCCGAGATTTTTGCCAATCCGCAGCACGAATACACCAAGGTGCTGCTCAGCGCCGAACCCTCTGGCGCACCGGACGCCGTGGCCGTCGATGCGCCCGTGGTGGCCGAGACCGAGCATCTGAAGGTCTGGTTCCCGATCACCACTGGCCTGATGCGCCGTGTCACCGGTCACGTAAAGGCGGTGAACGACGCCAGCCTGACCGTGCGCGCGGGTGAAACCATGGGCATCGTCGGCGAAAGCGGTTCGGGCAAGACCACGTTGGCGCTGGCCGTGATGCGGCTGATCGCGTCCGAGGGTCGCATTGTCTACATGGGACAGGACGTGCGCAAATGGTCGACGCGCGAATTGCGGCGGCTGCGCTCGGAAATGCAGATCGTGTTTCAGGATCCGTTCGGATCGCTAAGCCCGCGCATGACCTGCGCCCAAATCATCGCAGAGGGGCTGACGGTCCACAAAGTGGACGCGCACCGCGATCGCCGCGAACTGGTCAGCGAGGTGATGGTCGAGGTGGGTCTTGATCCCGCCACGATGGATCGCTACCCGCACGAATTCTCGGGTGGCCAGCGACAGCGTATCGCCATCGCACGTGCGATGGTGCTGCGGCCCAATCTGGTGGTTCTGGACGAACCCACAAGCGCGCTGGATATGACGGTGCAGGTTCAGATCGTCGAGCTGCTGCGCAATTTGCAGAAAAAATACGGGCTGGCCTATCTGTTCATCAGTCACGACCTGAAAGTCGTGCGCGCGATGTCACATCAGGTGATGGTGATGAAGCAGGGCGACGTGGTTGAACATGGCAGTGCGGCCGAAATGTTCGACAATCCGCAAACCGAATACACCCAGACCCTGCTGCAAGCGACGCATTAG
- a CDS encoding ABC transporter permease: protein MARETDPVIAQPVLAPRRRFFALSPLNKRRWSNFKKNRRALWSLWIFAVLFGLSLFAEFLAYDKPILVRYQGEFYTPIWNFYSETDFGGDFQTEAVYRDPEVKCLIATGGMDACFDDPDALIIDAADSEIDGQKIQRGWAIWPLIPYSFNTAVDRPGAAPLPPNSQNLLGTDGTKRDVLARVIHGFRLSVLFTLIVTGAASLLGILAGAVQGFFGGWTDLIFQRIIEIWTSTPSLYVIIIMFAILGRSFWLLVFLLVLFSWTGLVGVVRAEFLRARNLEYVRAARALGVGNMTIMFRHMLPNAMVATLTMLPFLITGTISTLAILDFLGFGLPSSAPSLGELTLQAKQNLQAPWLAFTAFTVFAVMLSLLIFIFEGIRDAFDPRKTFS, encoded by the coding sequence ATGGCCCGCGAAACCGATCCCGTCATCGCGCAGCCTGTGCTGGCCCCGCGTCGCCGGTTTTTTGCCCTGTCGCCGCTGAACAAACGCCGCTGGAGCAACTTCAAGAAAAACCGCCGCGCTTTGTGGTCGTTGTGGATTTTTGCCGTTCTTTTCGGGCTAAGCCTGTTCGCCGAATTTCTGGCCTATGACAAGCCGATCCTCGTGCGATATCAGGGCGAATTCTACACGCCGATCTGGAATTTCTACTCTGAAACCGATTTTGGCGGCGATTTTCAGACCGAGGCTGTCTATCGCGACCCCGAGGTGAAATGTCTGATCGCCACAGGCGGTATGGATGCCTGTTTCGACGACCCCGACGCGCTGATCATTGATGCTGCAGACAGCGAGATTGATGGGCAGAAAATCCAGCGCGGCTGGGCGATCTGGCCGCTGATCCCCTATTCGTTCAATACCGCCGTGGACCGTCCGGGTGCAGCACCCTTGCCGCCCAACAGCCAGAACCTGCTGGGCACCGATGGCACCAAACGTGATGTGTTGGCGCGGGTCATCCACGGGTTCCGCCTGTCGGTTCTGTTTACGCTGATCGTGACGGGTGCAGCCAGTCTTTTGGGTATTTTAGCGGGGGCGGTTCAGGGCTTCTTCGGGGGATGGACCGATCTGATTTTTCAGCGGATTATCGAAATTTGGACGTCCACACCCAGCCTGTACGTCATCATCATCATGTTCGCGATATTAGGGCGTAGTTTCTGGCTGCTTGTGTTCCTGCTGGTGTTGTTCAGTTGGACGGGTCTTGTCGGGGTGGTGCGTGCCGAATTCCTGCGGGCGCGCAATCTGGAATATGTGCGTGCGGCGCGTGCCCTCGGCGTCGGTAACATGACGATCATGTTCCGTCACATGCTGCCCAACGCGATGGTGGCGACGCTGACAATGCTTCCTTTCCTCATTACAGGCACGATTTCGACGCTGGCGATCCTTGATTTTCTCGGCTTTGGCCTGCCGTCGTCGGCACCTTCGCTGGGCGAGCTGACCTTGCAAGCGAAACAGAACCTGCAAGCGCCGTGGCTGGCGTTCACCGCCTTCACTGTGTTCGCGGTGATGCTGTCGCTGTTGATCTTTATCTTTGAAGGCATCCGCGACGCCTTTGATCCGCGAAAGACGTTTTCATGA
- a CDS encoding microcin C ABC transporter permease YejB produces MGAYILRRLALVIPTLLGILLVNFVLTQFVPGGPVEQAIARAQGGGDVFESFAGGNNDAGGMDALNTASDSKYIGARGLPPEFIAELEKEFGFDKPPVERFFRMVWNYMRFDFGESYFRSVSVVDLIIEKLPVSITLGLWSTLIAYMISIPLGIRKAVKDGSRFDTWTSGAIIAAYAIPGFLFAILLLVLFAGGSYWQIFPLRGLTSDNFETLSAWGKAKDYVWHITLPVLASTIGAFATLTLLTKNSFLDEIKKHYVMTARAKGLSERRVLYGHVFRNAMLIVIAGFPAVFIGVFFGGSLIIETIFSLDGLGRLGFEAAVARDYPIVFGTLFIFGLIGLVVGILSDLMYVLVDPRIDFERREG; encoded by the coding sequence ATGGGCGCCTATATTCTAAGACGGCTGGCGTTGGTTATACCGACGCTGCTGGGTATCTTGTTGGTCAATTTCGTGCTGACCCAGTTCGTTCCCGGTGGTCCGGTAGAACAGGCCATTGCCCGTGCCCAAGGCGGCGGTGATGTGTTCGAAAGCTTTGCCGGCGGCAACAACGATGCCGGCGGAATGGACGCGTTGAACACCGCCTCGGATAGCAAATATATTGGCGCCCGTGGCCTGCCCCCCGAATTTATCGCCGAGCTTGAGAAAGAGTTCGGCTTTGACAAACCGCCCGTGGAACGGTTTTTCCGCATGGTCTGGAACTACATGCGGTTCGACTTTGGCGAGAGTTACTTTCGTTCGGTCAGCGTGGTCGATCTGATAATCGAAAAGTTGCCGGTGTCCATTACACTTGGTCTGTGGTCCACGCTGATCGCCTATATGATCTCGATCCCGCTGGGCATCCGCAAAGCGGTCAAGGACGGGTCACGGTTTGATACATGGACGTCGGGCGCGATCATCGCGGCCTATGCAATCCCCGGTTTTCTGTTTGCGATCCTGCTGCTGGTGCTGTTCGCGGGGGGATCATATTGGCAAATCTTCCCGCTGCGGGGGCTGACCTCGGATAATTTCGAAACGCTCAGCGCTTGGGGCAAGGCCAAGGATTACGTATGGCATATTACATTGCCGGTTCTGGCCAGCACCATCGGTGCCTTTGCCACGCTGACCTTGCTGACCAAAAACAGCTTTTTGGATGAGATCAAGAAACACTATGTGATGACCGCCCGCGCAAAGGGGTTGTCGGAACGCCGCGTGCTGTATGGCCACGTTTTTCGCAACGCCATGCTGATTGTCATCGCAGGTTTTCCGGCGGTGTTCATCGGCGTGTTCTTTGGCGGGTCGCTGATCATTGAAACGATCTTTTCGCTCGACGGTCTGGGCCGTCTGGGGTTCGAAGCCGCCGTGGCGCGTGACTATCCCATCGTGTTTGGCACTCTGTTCATCTTTGGTCTGATCGGTCTTGTGGTCGGCATCCTGTCGGACCTGATGTATGTGCTGGTCGATCCGCGCATTGATTTCGAGCGGAGGGAAGGCTGA
- a CDS encoding extracellular solute-binding protein codes for MLALPVWADSHAATDSADAQDIINTHGYSFYGDLTYPQDYKNFSYVNPDAPKGGEISLGVVGTFDSMHPYTRKGRAGALSSMMYESLLGDGPTGASVPADVYGESYGLLAERLEYDEGKNWVIFYMRPEAQFSDGTPVTAYDIEFSHNLLLDEGLKSYADAVRQRIPKVEVIDDHTIKFHFTPGISRRSLIDQVGAVPAWSKAWYEKTGAGLNESRLEVSPGSGPYVIDSVDVNRRVVYKRNPDYWGADLPFNVGRNNFDQIRIEYFGDDTASFEAFKAGEYTFRRESDSKKWATGYDFPKVKSGAIKVENLPDGSPPTPAGIVFNLDSEPLKDRRVRQALALAFNFEWTNESLQHGLFKQRASFSQDTDVMANGLPKGAELELLQSLGDLVPPEMLNEPVVMPHTSSPERLLDRRNARTAMKLLDDAGWAVGDDGIRRNAAGKVLKLNFLFNSSASGTLSGVMENYVSNVKKLGVDITLEKVDSSQYTSRERDRDYDLVYDQYLTFLIAHTGLKQAYGSETSAFSLFNPAGLSSPLVDAIIDAGLNAQTSIEEKTALTALDRALRYEFFMMPVWYNPSHWVAYYDQYEHPETIPPFDLGYMDFWWYNQEKADALRASGALR; via the coding sequence ATGCTGGCCCTGCCGGTCTGGGCCGACAGCCATGCCGCGACCGACAGTGCGGACGCCCAAGACATTATCAACACCCACGGATATTCCTTTTACGGCGATCTGACCTATCCGCAGGATTACAAAAACTTTTCCTATGTGAACCCCGATGCACCCAAGGGCGGTGAAATCTCGCTGGGCGTGGTGGGTACATTCGATTCGATGCACCCCTACACCCGCAAGGGCCGCGCCGGGGCATTGTCGTCAATGATGTACGAAAGCCTGCTGGGCGATGGGCCGACAGGCGCATCGGTGCCTGCGGATGTTTACGGCGAATCCTATGGGTTGTTGGCAGAACGTTTGGAGTATGACGAAGGCAAGAATTGGGTGATTTTTTACATGCGCCCCGAGGCGCAATTTTCCGACGGCACGCCGGTCACAGCCTATGACATCGAATTTTCGCACAACCTGCTGCTGGACGAAGGTTTGAAATCCTATGCCGACGCGGTGCGCCAGCGTATTCCCAAGGTCGAGGTGATCGACGACCACACCATCAAATTCCACTTCACGCCTGGCATTTCGCGACGCAGCCTGATCGACCAGGTGGGTGCAGTGCCCGCATGGTCCAAAGCGTGGTACGAGAAAACCGGCGCTGGCCTGAACGAAAGCCGCCTCGAGGTATCGCCCGGCTCTGGCCCCTATGTGATCGACAGCGTCGATGTGAACCGTCGCGTTGTCTACAAACGCAACCCCGATTACTGGGGCGCCGATCTGCCGTTCAACGTCGGGCGCAACAACTTTGACCAGATCCGCATCGAATATTTCGGTGACGACACCGCGTCGTTCGAAGCATTCAAAGCGGGCGAATACACGTTCCGCCGCGAGAGCGATTCAAAGAAATGGGCGACGGGCTATGATTTTCCCAAGGTGAAAAGCGGCGCGATCAAGGTCGAAAACCTGCCGGACGGCTCGCCTCCTACGCCGGCGGGTATCGTGTTCAATCTGGATTCAGAGCCGCTGAAAGACCGCCGGGTGCGTCAGGCGCTTGCGCTTGCATTCAACTTTGAATGGACCAACGAAAGCCTGCAACACGGGCTGTTCAAACAGCGCGCTTCATTTTCGCAAGACACCGACGTGATGGCCAACGGGTTGCCCAAAGGGGCCGAACTGGAACTGTTGCAAAGCCTTGGTGATCTCGTGCCTCCAGAGATGCTGAACGAACCTGTGGTGATGCCCCACACGTCCAGCCCCGAACGTTTGCTGGACCGGCGCAACGCCCGTACCGCAATGAAACTGCTGGACGACGCCGGATGGGCCGTGGGTGATGACGGCATTCGCCGTAACGCTGCGGGCAAGGTTCTGAAGCTCAATTTCCTGTTCAACTCTTCGGCGTCGGGAACGCTGTCGGGGGTGATGGAGAACTATGTTTCGAACGTGAAGAAGCTGGGCGTCGACATCACCTTGGAAAAGGTTGATTCGTCGCAATACACCAGCCGCGAGCGGGACCGCGACTATGATCTGGTCTATGATCAGTATCTGACCTTCCTGATTGCCCACACAGGATTGAAACAGGCCTACGGGTCGGAAACCTCGGCGTTTTCGCTGTTCAACCCTGCGGGCCTGTCCAGCCCGTTGGTGGACGCCATCATTGACGCAGGCCTGAATGCCCAGACCAGCATCGAGGAAAAGACCGCGCTGACTGCGCTGGACCGTGCCTTGCGCTATGAATTCTTCATGATGCCCGTCTGGTACAACCCCAGTCATTGGGTTGCCTATTATGACCAGTACGAACATCCCGAGACGATCCCGCCCTTTGATTTGGGGTATATGGATTTCTGGTGGTACAATCAGGAAAAAGCCGACGCCCTGCGCGCGTCGGGCGCGCTGAGGTAA
- a CDS encoding c-type cytochrome — protein sequence MFDTMTITKVAGALCGALLILLLGKWAAEGMYHAQSHGEAAYVIEVADSGEDSAPVEEVNFDELMAVADVESGAKVFRKCSACHKLDGTNGTGPHLDGVVGREIASIGEFSYSGALTELPGDWTPEELSHFIENPRGYAPGTAMGFAGLKKPQDRADVIAYMQSVTN from the coding sequence ATGTTCGACACTATGACGATAACAAAGGTCGCCGGTGCCCTGTGTGGCGCTCTTCTGATTCTCTTGCTGGGCAAGTGGGCAGCCGAGGGCATGTATCATGCCCAAAGCCATGGCGAAGCGGCCTATGTGATCGAAGTGGCCGACAGCGGCGAAGATAGCGCCCCTGTTGAAGAGGTGAACTTTGACGAGCTTATGGCCGTCGCGGATGTTGAATCGGGTGCCAAAGTTTTCCGCAAATGCTCGGCCTGTCACAAGCTTGACGGTACGAACGGCACAGGTCCGCACCTTGATGGTGTTGTCGGCCGCGAAATCGCGTCGATTGGCGAATTCAGCTATTCGGGCGCTCTGACCGAGTTGCCAGGCGACTGGACACCAGAAGAACTGAGCCATTTCATCGAAAACCCGCGTGGCTATGCGCCGGGCACGGCGATGGGCTTTGCCGGCCTGAAAAAACCACAGGATCGCGCCGACGTGATCGCCTATATGCAAAGCGTCACAAACTGA
- a CDS encoding prephenate dehydratase, with the protein MPERIAFQGDLGAYSHEACLKARPEAIPVPCTTFDDVIAAVKTGAADLAMLPVENTTYGRVADIHRLLPESGLRIVDEAFVRVRIALMANPGQTLDDIKHVRAHLVLIPQARAFLDAHGITSEAAADSAGAAAEIAATGETGVGALASAVAAEIHGLTVLANGIEDQGHNTTRFLLMSPKADHSRRADHMITTFVFEVRNIPAALYKAMGGFATNGVNMTKLESYMVGGAFTATQFYADIEGHPEDPAVARALEELAYFTNMIKVLGVYPAADGRD; encoded by the coding sequence ATGCCGGAACGTATCGCCTTTCAGGGAGATTTGGGTGCCTACAGTCACGAAGCCTGCCTCAAGGCACGGCCCGAAGCGATTCCCGTACCTTGTACCACTTTCGATGACGTTATTGCCGCCGTCAAAACCGGTGCCGCCGATCTTGCCATGTTGCCGGTCGAGAACACGACCTATGGCCGTGTGGCCGACATTCACCGGTTGCTGCCCGAATCCGGCCTGCGCATCGTGGACGAAGCCTTTGTTCGGGTCCGGATCGCGCTAATGGCCAACCCCGGCCAGACGCTGGACGATATCAAACACGTGCGTGCGCATCTGGTGCTGATCCCGCAGGCGCGGGCGTTTCTGGACGCCCATGGCATCACATCAGAGGCCGCAGCGGACAGCGCCGGTGCCGCCGCCGAGATTGCAGCCACAGGTGAAACGGGCGTGGGTGCACTGGCCTCGGCTGTTGCTGCCGAAATCCACGGGCTGACCGTTCTGGCCAATGGCATCGAGGATCAGGGCCACAACACCACACGGTTCCTGCTGATGTCCCCCAAGGCCGATCACAGCCGCCGCGCCGATCATATGATCACCACCTTTGTCTTTGAGGTACGCAACATTCCGGCGGCGCTATACAAAGCGATGGGCGGCTTTGCGACCAATGGCGTCAACATGACCAAACTGGAAAGCTACATGGTGGGCGGCGCGTTTACTGCCACGCAATTCTATGCCGACATCGAAGGCCACCCCGAAGATCCGGCAGTGGCCCGTGCGCTGGAAGAACTGGCGTATTTCACCAATATGATCAAGGTTCTGGGCGTGTATCCTGCGGCGGACGGGCGCGATTGA
- a CDS encoding PAS domain-containing sensor histidine kinase: MPDSFEKYGLTWHATPEVLGVLSANGKFEGTNPAWYKVLGWRANEVEAEMFLNFVHPDDVARTARAFEILQSGKPVMSFENRYRHRDGSYRWLSWNCVPEGDRYFCSARDITEDKMNRANLKNREEEARFREQFIAILGHDLRNPLAAINAATRMLQRKEGDPTKQVLMNGIKESVGRMSALIDDMMDFAHARLGSGINLATSSDAELHKVLVHTLEETRLAHPDTRFESDLNFADPVLADDKRISQLISNLLANAATHGDNTTPVRLIARDVGSDLVIEVHNSGKPIPPERKAGVFEPFSGTEPDNNQNGLGLGLYIADQIARAHNGEMQVKSDDTGTCFIFKLPRTASR, from the coding sequence ATGCCTGATTCTTTCGAAAAATACGGCCTGACTTGGCATGCCACTCCCGAAGTTTTGGGCGTACTGAGTGCCAATGGCAAATTTGAGGGCACCAACCCCGCATGGTACAAGGTATTGGGTTGGCGCGCCAATGAAGTTGAAGCCGAGATGTTTCTGAACTTTGTCCATCCCGATGACGTAGCCAGAACCGCGCGCGCCTTCGAGATACTTCAAAGTGGCAAACCGGTCATGAGCTTTGAAAACCGGTACCGGCACCGCGATGGAAGCTATCGCTGGCTGTCATGGAACTGTGTGCCCGAAGGCGACCGGTATTTCTGCTCGGCCCGCGACATTACCGAAGACAAAATGAACAGGGCCAATCTGAAGAACCGCGAGGAAGAAGCGCGTTTTCGCGAACAGTTCATTGCCATTTTGGGCCACGACTTGCGCAACCCGCTGGCCGCCATCAATGCCGCGACACGTATGTTGCAACGCAAAGAGGGCGACCCGACCAAACAAGTGCTGATGAACGGCATCAAGGAGTCAGTCGGGCGCATGTCAGCGCTGATTGACGATATGATGGACTTTGCCCACGCACGTCTGGGCAGCGGCATCAATCTGGCGACCTCCTCTGACGCAGAATTGCACAAAGTGTTAGTTCACACGCTAGAGGAGACTCGGCTTGCCCATCCTGACACGCGGTTCGAGTCCGATCTGAATTTCGCCGACCCGGTGCTGGCCGATGACAAGCGCATCTCGCAGTTAATCTCGAACTTGCTGGCAAACGCCGCAACACATGGCGACAATACGACGCCTGTGCGCCTGATCGCCCGCGATGTTGGCAGCGATCTGGTCATTGAGGTGCACAACAGCGGCAAGCCCATTCCACCCGAGCGGAAAGCAGGTGTCTTCGAACCGTTTTCCGGCACCGAACCGGACAACAACCAGAACGGTCTGGGTCTGGGGTTGTATATTGCCGACCAGATTGCGCGGGCGCACAATGGCGAAATGCAGGTAAAGTCGGACGATACCGGCACATGCTTTATTTTCAAACTTCCACGTACGGCCTCACGCTAG